The following proteins are encoded in a genomic region of Limosilactobacillus reuteri subsp. reuteri:
- a CDS encoding P-loop NTPase fold protein — MYSTLYKNEKNLFTIKEVTESILKKEKLPSHFLLDEEAVNYDFLNRGFQVNDLAKSIRDINFNGRFTIGVIGEWGHGKTTLINNCIYKLNSPQYLLFQFNPWMYGSTSKLFEAFFNQMPNEVFPHNIRNLKLIKAIVELITKHDYKIFDTMGIDELNNYKRILSTNLTRSGKKIVIIIDNLDRLNSDTLISLLGMIYNYFDIKNMIFILSYDQSAVNKILKDNGIKEGYLDKIVQKEIDVSIIDYASLSDKYVMTMSALTEYYLSDVLDQSNLEYLVGEVKKFALYLAKQQLSLRDFKRYLNSMILPYLQESPRLLNTIDYYIISYIHMFYPNSYKTIYQRKEDLLDNKIDSFIDEFDKPCHPLLNYIFINTNENAKAFSEVPDTSIDEKVISDSNFFYSYFTLAQNSRSTILNRIEDIVNSFKKNSISNKQWKAELKEVIQIAIDKNYIRKTFNYLTNYLLILDEEERSLFIKEFLTLYPFDNIDNKKIMNDLLTFLLQELFYSHKEENMKTIINGLDKAMSEQIIKEVNSILNISSANNIKVLSRLLEERKDFLKNED; from the coding sequence GTGTATTCGACACTATATAAAAATGAAAAAAATCTTTTTACTATAAAAGAAGTGACCGAAAGTATTTTAAAAAAAGAGAAATTACCTTCACATTTCCTTTTAGATGAAGAAGCAGTAAACTATGATTTTTTAAATAGAGGTTTTCAAGTTAATGATCTTGCTAAGAGTATTAGGGACATAAACTTTAATGGTAGATTTACTATTGGAGTAATTGGAGAATGGGGGCATGGAAAGACTACTTTAATTAATAATTGTATTTATAAATTAAATAGTCCACAATATCTACTTTTTCAATTTAATCCCTGGATGTATGGATCTACTTCAAAACTTTTTGAGGCATTTTTTAATCAAATGCCGAATGAAGTATTTCCACATAATATAAGAAACTTAAAGTTAATTAAAGCTATAGTAGAATTAATCACAAAGCATGATTATAAGATTTTTGATACTATGGGAATTGATGAACTAAATAATTATAAAAGAATACTTAGTACTAATTTGACTAGGTCGGGTAAAAAGATAGTAATTATAATTGATAATTTAGATAGGCTAAATAGTGATACATTGATTTCTTTATTAGGAATGATTTATAACTATTTTGATATAAAAAATATGATCTTTATCCTTAGCTATGATCAAAGTGCGGTTAATAAGATTTTAAAAGATAATGGAATAAAAGAAGGATATCTAGATAAAATAGTTCAGAAAGAAATAGATGTTTCAATTATTGACTATGCTAGTTTAAGTGATAAGTATGTAATGACTATGTCTGCTTTAACAGAATATTATTTGAGCGATGTATTAGATCAAAGTAACCTTGAATATTTAGTTGGTGAGGTAAAAAAATTTGCTTTATATTTAGCAAAACAACAACTTTCACTAAGAGACTTTAAAAGATATTTAAACTCAATGATATTACCCTATTTACAAGAGTCTCCTAGATTATTAAATACAATTGATTACTATATCATTAGTTATATTCATATGTTTTATCCAAATTCCTATAAAACTATATATCAACGTAAAGAAGATTTGTTAGATAATAAAATTGATTCGTTTATTGATGAATTTGATAAACCATGTCATCCACTGCTTAATTATATTTTTATAAATACAAATGAAAATGCTAAAGCTTTTTCTGAGGTACCAGATACTTCAATTGATGAAAAAGTTATAAGTGATAGTAACTTCTTTTACAGCTATTTCACATTAGCTCAGAATTCTAGAAGTACAATTTTAAATAGGATAGAAGACATAGTAAATAGTTTTAAGAAAAACTCAATTAGTAATAAACAATGGAAAGCAGAATTAAAAGAAGTAATACAGATAGCAATTGATAAAAATTATATTCGTAAGACATTTAACTATCTCACTAATTATCTACTTATTCTTGATGAAGAAGAACGTAGTTTATTCATTAAAGAATTTCTGACTTTATATCCGTTTGACAACATCGATAACAAAAAAATTATGAATGACCTTCTAACTTTTTTACTCCAAGAGTTATTTTATTCGCATAAAGAAGAAAATATGAAAACTATTATTAACGGTTTAGATAAAGCAATGAGCGAACAAATTATCAAGGAAGTTAATTCTATACTAAATATAAGTAGTGCTAATAACATAAAAGTTTTATCTAGATTATTAGAAGAGCGAAAGGATTTCCTTAAAAATGAAGATTAA
- a CDS encoding DUF2971 domain-containing protein gives MDIKVISDRSQQLNSNSLILEHDNWNDYGYYDLYNVSYVPVNQEEKPIYIGDYRIRSRMENGELDLEKGQFISLGCSIKFYDNLYKTLKQNEYDLEDMEQILLNLNDLLVVDSDIISIDSVITLDETTLKITKKDSKIEFPEIDKTLFRDKQDDIYYLNVLLKKYQHNLFDFFDLNSFKEILNSLHQDETFLNNFVKYIINADTDIIKPLVELIVSFNESNRDSEEVSKIILKRIRSRFQLDQELNERINKILNSHTRIMELVKDIRELLKVKEEEIEQVIIGHYTSLNTIHYLIKNKKEDPKIPYMRLTNINQMNDPLEGKVVFNFLNQESTHNTQNYVSCATIAKDSLPMWNLYAENATGVFLVYNKEYLKNIINNQSINLFHVCYFNYENIDNTICVPSSKDSEALAKKVNKKLKKLQEEIDSSSSSDNNLFQTIEDMSFLFKNIEYSYEKELRFHINSPKEIELETNGSFPFPFLYTYFKEELKYDKIILGPKSTIARDFISPYIGYISDNKVEVEESQTHIR, from the coding sequence ATGGATATCAAGGTTATTAGCGATAGAAGTCAACAATTAAATTCTAATTCTCTTATATTAGAACATGATAATTGGAATGACTATGGGTACTATGATTTATATAATGTAAGCTATGTACCTGTAAATCAAGAAGAAAAACCTATATATATTGGGGATTATAGAATAAGAAGTAGGATGGAAAATGGAGAATTAGACCTTGAAAAAGGTCAGTTTATTTCTCTTGGGTGTTCTATAAAATTTTATGATAATCTTTATAAAACTCTGAAGCAGAATGAGTATGACTTAGAAGATATGGAGCAGATATTGTTAAATTTAAACGACCTTTTGGTGGTAGATTCAGATATTATTTCTATAGATTCTGTTATAACACTTGATGAAACGACATTAAAGATTACTAAAAAAGACTCGAAGATAGAATTTCCTGAGATTGATAAAACACTATTTAGAGATAAACAAGATGATATTTATTATTTGAATGTATTACTAAAAAAATATCAACATAATTTATTTGATTTTTTTGACCTAAATTCGTTTAAAGAAATTCTAAATAGTCTTCATCAAGATGAAACATTTTTAAATAACTTTGTAAAATATATTATTAATGCTGATACTGATATCATAAAGCCACTTGTGGAACTAATTGTATCGTTTAATGAATCTAATAGAGACTCAGAAGAAGTAAGTAAAATAATTTTGAAGAGAATTAGATCAAGATTCCAGCTAGATCAAGAATTAAATGAAAGAATAAATAAAATCTTAAATAGTCATACGAGAATAATGGAATTGGTAAAGGATATAAGGGAATTATTAAAAGTTAAGGAAGAAGAAATTGAGCAAGTTATTATCGGGCATTATACTAGTTTGAACACAATACATTATCTTATAAAAAATAAAAAAGAAGACCCTAAGATTCCTTATATGAGGTTAACAAATATTAATCAAATGAATGACCCATTAGAAGGGAAAGTAGTTTTTAATTTTCTAAACCAAGAATCTACACATAACACACAAAATTACGTATCTTGTGCAACTATTGCTAAAGATAGTTTACCTATGTGGAACTTATATGCAGAGAATGCAACAGGAGTATTTCTTGTTTATAATAAGGAATATCTAAAAAATATTATTAATAATCAATCAATTAATCTATTTCATGTATGTTATTTTAATTATGAAAATATAGATAATACCATTTGTGTTCCTTCATCAAAAGATTCAGAAGCTCTTGCTAAAAAAGTAAACAAAAAACTAAAAAAGCTACAAGAAGAAATAGACTCTTCTTCTAGTTCTGATAATAATTTATTTCAAACTATTGAAGATATGTCTTTCCTATTTAAGAATATTGAATATTCTTACGAAAAAGAATTAAGATTTCATATTAATTCCCCAAAAGAAATTGAGTTAGAAACAAATGGTTCATTTCCATTTCCTTTTCTATATACCTACTTTAAGGAAGAACTAAAATACGATAAGATAATTTTAGGGCCAAAATCAACTATAGCTAGAGATTTTATTTCACCATATATTGGGTATATAAGTGATAATAAAGTTGAGGTAGAAGAGTCACAGACACATATTAGATAG